From Staphylococcus delphini, one genomic window encodes:
- a CDS encoding metallophosphoesterase family protein, translated as MVKFLHCADLHLDSPFASKRYLNPTILKDVENSAYESFKNIIDLALREEVDFVIISGDLFDQHNRTLKAEVFLKSQFERLQKEQIFVYIVHGNHDPLSDEIKTKWPENVTVFSNQVETYQAITKTGETVHLHGFSYEKRESYENKIDAYPTNENRNVVHIGVLHGTYSKSEASDRYTEFRLEDLNAKLYHYWALGHIHLRQQLSDLPEIHYPGNIQGRHFKEQGEKGCLIVEGDHVALKTRFVPTQFIRFESATLEAEDISQQALFELIQDFKARVRHQGRAFYRLQLNIRGDEMISPQVLEQLKVLSTEYEENERHFVLIDEWDIRYIDIRQKSIIQEFPAELLEQDDVYERAVKDLYMNPKASKYLESYQQHDRKALVARAEAIIEAELKGGN; from the coding sequence ATGGTTAAGTTTTTGCATTGTGCAGATTTGCATCTCGATAGTCCATTTGCATCCAAGCGCTATTTAAATCCGACAATTTTGAAGGATGTTGAAAATAGTGCCTACGAAAGTTTTAAAAATATTATTGACCTTGCATTGAGAGAAGAGGTCGATTTTGTCATAATTAGTGGAGATTTGTTTGATCAACACAATCGTACGTTAAAGGCGGAAGTGTTTTTAAAATCTCAATTTGAACGTTTGCAGAAAGAACAAATTTTTGTCTACATTGTACATGGGAATCATGATCCTTTATCGGATGAAATTAAAACAAAATGGCCTGAAAATGTGACTGTATTTTCAAATCAGGTCGAAACGTATCAAGCGATTACGAAAACGGGTGAAACAGTGCATCTTCACGGTTTTAGTTATGAAAAACGTGAAAGTTACGAAAATAAAATTGATGCCTATCCGACGAATGAAAATCGCAATGTTGTACATATTGGCGTATTGCACGGGACTTATAGTAAATCTGAAGCTTCAGATCGTTACACAGAGTTTCGATTGGAAGATTTAAATGCGAAATTATACCATTACTGGGCTTTGGGTCACATTCATTTGAGACAACAACTGAGTGATCTGCCTGAAATTCATTATCCTGGCAATATTCAAGGCCGTCATTTTAAAGAACAAGGTGAAAAAGGTTGTTTAATTGTGGAAGGCGATCATGTTGCGTTAAAGACACGTTTTGTGCCAACACAATTCATCCGTTTTGAATCGGCAACGTTAGAGGCGGAAGATATTAGTCAACAAGCGTTATTCGAACTGATTCAAGACTTTAAAGCGCGTGTCAGACATCAAGGTCGTGCGTTTTATCGATTACAGCTGAATATACGCGGCGATGAAATGATTTCACCTCAAGTATTAGAACAGTTGAAAGTATTGTCCACAGAATATGAAGAAAATGAACGCCACTTTGTTTTAATTGATGAATGGGACATCCGTTATATTGATATTCGTCAAAAGTCTATTATTCAAGAGTTTCCTGCAGAATTACTTGAGCAAGATGATGTGTATGAGCGTGCAGTGAAAGATTTGTATATGAATCCGAAAGCCTCAAAATATTTGGAGAGCTATCAACAGCATGATCGGAAAGCGTTGGTTGCACGTGCAGAAGCCATCATTGAAGCTGAGTTAAAGGGGGGCAATTAA
- a CDS encoding ATP-binding protein, whose protein sequence is MKIKSVEIYGYGQFVQRKVEFDQYFTEIFGQNEAGKSTLQAFIHSILFGFPTKKESEPRLEPRMGNHYGGRVTLILDDGMEVDVERVKGSAQGDVKVYMPNGTIKDETWLKAQLNYINKKTYQAIFSFNVLGLQDIHKHMSEVQLQNFLMQAGALGSTEFIGMRELIHHKKQELYKKSGQNPEINRKIEEVRHLEYQIREESAKMESYQRLTEEHEKATRRLDTLKQNLGQLTALFEEKQKEVALIDQVQEWKGLEADLNIEPLEFPEKGIDRYELAKVQVDHLERDIGLRVEKQQQLQNENAQLYVPEKSLYQNFESIAKQEDRVKQQDMELKQNEREFNQHEMEIESLKSHIGWQELHDDVDSSEAQKSFASETLKQKQAHLQTLQQLKKTQDDYQIETVSFEEELQHLNGQLVDDENFEKKKVYDQRLLELKEKRNLFDKMKVSFEQETEQKAQQQRRVRGASLFLAIVSIAFAIWMFVTEAMVAGIVLTVMAIVFIIGMTLFRSKPVGYDTQFSEELAQLEQEVEQLEAEYDLDFDLSTQYQLRDQIAQRQQQLAILKTKAQHTNTQYEETHTAWTDATNKLQQLKASLYLSENLSDELLVDAIQTIQKIKDHQQYIEKLHETYLKLSESLEAFYTEANDKIGSVFQEFDRNTLFHDVGEWLKTTSRDTTRHEHNTEQLNLLENELKHLKHRLNENHQEIQTLFGAIGALDEESYYKHHERYQRYHERLARFNDLTHFLDNQNYGYEKSSKLSEKTTAQLDEEYQKLSEQIDTYNERFLEAQSEVSDLLAQMNHMETDDTLRHLRHQYQLLRNQLNESAEDWAALSYLEALVDEHIKQIKDKRLPQVVNIATDIYNDLTSGQYVQVTYANEQVMVRHQDGQMYHPIELSQSTKELLYIALRLSLIQTLKPYYSLPIIIDDAFVHFDAERRAKMMKYLRGMSEEYQILYFTCSRDTNIPAKQLVTLNKIDK, encoded by the coding sequence ATGAAAATTAAATCAGTTGAAATTTATGGTTATGGTCAATTTGTCCAACGAAAAGTGGAATTTGATCAATATTTTACGGAGATTTTTGGACAAAATGAAGCAGGTAAATCGACACTTCAAGCATTTATTCATTCGATTTTATTTGGCTTCCCGACGAAAAAGGAAAGCGAACCACGTCTTGAACCACGTATGGGCAATCATTACGGTGGTCGTGTGACGTTAATTTTAGATGACGGTATGGAAGTGGATGTCGAACGTGTTAAAGGGAGTGCCCAAGGGGATGTCAAAGTTTACATGCCTAATGGAACGATTAAAGATGAAACGTGGTTAAAAGCGCAGTTGAATTACATTAATAAAAAGACGTATCAAGCGATTTTTTCTTTCAACGTGCTTGGCCTTCAAGACATTCATAAGCATATGAGCGAGGTGCAATTACAAAACTTTTTAATGCAAGCTGGTGCACTCGGTTCTACAGAATTTATCGGTATGCGTGAACTAATTCATCACAAGAAGCAAGAACTTTATAAAAAGTCAGGTCAAAATCCTGAAATCAATCGTAAAATTGAAGAAGTTCGCCACTTGGAATATCAAATCCGCGAAGAGTCAGCAAAAATGGAATCGTATCAACGTTTGACGGAAGAACATGAAAAAGCGACACGCCGTCTTGATACATTAAAGCAAAATTTGGGACAATTAACAGCATTGTTTGAAGAAAAACAAAAAGAAGTGGCTTTAATCGATCAAGTTCAAGAATGGAAAGGATTGGAAGCGGATTTAAATATTGAACCGTTAGAGTTTCCAGAAAAAGGGATTGATCGTTATGAATTGGCGAAAGTTCAAGTGGATCATCTCGAACGTGATATCGGTTTGCGTGTTGAAAAGCAACAACAATTGCAAAATGAGAATGCACAGTTGTATGTGCCTGAAAAATCACTTTATCAAAACTTTGAATCTATTGCGAAACAAGAAGACCGTGTGAAACAGCAAGACATGGAATTGAAACAGAATGAGCGAGAATTCAATCAACATGAGATGGAAATTGAAAGTTTGAAGTCTCATATCGGTTGGCAAGAGCTGCATGATGATGTCGATTCAAGCGAAGCACAAAAAAGTTTTGCCAGCGAGACGTTAAAGCAAAAGCAAGCGCATTTACAAACGTTACAACAACTGAAAAAGACGCAAGATGATTATCAAATTGAAACGGTGTCTTTTGAAGAAGAACTGCAACATTTAAATGGCCAGTTAGTGGATGATGAAAACTTCGAAAAGAAAAAAGTCTATGATCAACGCCTATTAGAATTAAAAGAAAAGCGTAATCTGTTTGATAAAATGAAGGTATCTTTTGAACAAGAAACAGAACAAAAGGCACAGCAACAACGACGTGTGAGAGGGGCATCACTCTTCCTTGCGATCGTCTCTATTGCGTTTGCCATCTGGATGTTCGTCACAGAAGCAATGGTGGCAGGTATTGTGTTAACTGTCATGGCTATTGTGTTTATCATTGGGATGACATTATTCCGTTCCAAACCGGTTGGATATGATACGCAATTTTCTGAAGAACTTGCCCAACTCGAACAAGAAGTCGAACAGTTAGAAGCGGAATATGATTTAGACTTTGATTTATCGACACAATATCAGTTGCGTGATCAAATTGCACAACGTCAACAACAATTGGCAATTTTAAAAACTAAAGCGCAACATACAAATACTCAATATGAAGAGACACATACGGCATGGACGGATGCGACGAACAAGTTACAACAATTGAAAGCATCACTTTACTTGTCTGAAAATTTGTCAGATGAACTGCTCGTCGATGCGATTCAGACGATTCAAAAGATCAAAGACCATCAACAGTATATTGAAAAATTGCATGAAACGTACTTAAAATTAAGTGAATCATTGGAAGCATTTTATACTGAAGCGAATGACAAAATTGGTTCAGTATTTCAAGAGTTTGATAGAAATACACTGTTCCATGATGTGGGAGAATGGTTGAAAACAACGAGTCGAGATACGACGCGTCATGAACATAATACGGAACAATTAAATTTGTTAGAAAATGAACTGAAACATTTGAAGCATCGTTTAAATGAAAATCATCAAGAGATTCAAACATTGTTCGGTGCGATTGGCGCGTTAGACGAGGAAAGTTATTATAAACATCACGAACGCTATCAACGCTATCATGAACGTTTAGCACGTTTTAATGACTTAACACACTTCCTGGATAACCAAAACTACGGCTATGAAAAGAGTTCTAAATTAAGTGAGAAAACAACAGCGCAACTTGATGAAGAATATCAAAAGTTGTCTGAACAAATCGATACTTACAATGAGCGCTTTTTAGAAGCACAAAGCGAAGTGAGCGACTTATTAGCGCAAATGAATCATATGGAAACAGATGACACGTTAAGACATTTACGCCATCAGTACCAACTTTTGAGAAATCAATTGAATGAAAGTGCTGAAGATTGGGCGGCGTTAAGTTATCTCGAAGCATTAGTAGATGAACATATTAAACAAATTAAAGATAAACGATTGCCGCAAGTTGTAAATATTGCGACAGATATTTATAATGATTTAACGAGCGGTCAATATGTACAAGTGACTTATGCGAATGAGCAAGTGATGGTGCGTCACCAAGATGGCCAAATGTACCATCCTATTGAATTGAGTCAGTCGACAAAAGAGTTGCTTTACATTGCACTCCGCTTAAGCCTGATTCAAACATTGAAGCCGTACTATTCGCTACCGATTATTATCGATGACGCGTTTGTACACTTTGATGCTGAACGCAGAGCGAAAATGATGAAATACTTAAGAGGCATGTCTGAAGAGTATCAAATTCTTTACTTTACATGTTCGCGTGATACCAATATTCCAGCAAAACAGCTTGTCACGTTAAATAAGATAGATAAATAG
- the yhaM gene encoding 3'-5' exoribonuclease YhaM: MRNIEKLQPGDTVDHFFLIHRATQGVTAQGKDYMTLHLQDKSGEVEAKVWTITKEGMNQLKPERIVHIKGDMINYRGRKQMKVNQFRLATEEDGLRTQDFIDGAPMSPEEIKDAMQDYIFEIENAPLQRVTRYLLNKHEESYFVYPAASTHHHNFVSGLSYHVLTMLEIARQLCIIYPELNKSLLYSGIILHDMGKVRELSGPIATSYTLEGNLLGHISIASDEVADAARELNVDGEEILLLRHLILSHHGKLEYGSPKLPYVKEAEILNFIDNIDARMNMFEKAFKKIDKGQFTERIFGLEGRQFYKPEKLD; this comes from the coding sequence ATGAGAAATATTGAAAAGCTACAACCTGGAGACACGGTGGATCACTTCTTTCTCATCCATCGTGCGACTCAAGGCGTAACTGCGCAAGGTAAAGATTATATGACGCTTCATTTACAAGATAAAAGTGGTGAAGTAGAAGCGAAAGTTTGGACCATTACAAAAGAAGGTATGAACCAATTAAAGCCTGAACGCATTGTCCACATTAAAGGCGATATGATCAATTACCGCGGTCGCAAACAAATGAAAGTCAATCAATTTCGACTTGCGACTGAAGAAGACGGGTTACGTACGCAAGACTTTATTGATGGGGCACCGATGTCTCCTGAAGAAATCAAGGATGCGATGCAAGATTACATTTTCGAAATTGAAAACGCACCGCTACAACGTGTGACGCGTTATTTACTAAATAAACATGAAGAGAGTTATTTCGTTTATCCAGCAGCAAGTACGCATCACCACAACTTTGTCAGTGGTTTAAGTTATCACGTTTTAACGATGTTAGAAATTGCCCGTCAATTATGTATCATTTATCCAGAACTGAACAAAAGTTTGTTGTACAGCGGTATTATTTTACATGACATGGGTAAGGTGAGAGAGCTGTCCGGTCCGATTGCGACATCATATACATTGGAAGGGAATTTACTCGGGCATATTTCAATCGCTAGTGATGAAGTGGCAGATGCAGCGCGTGAGTTAAATGTAGATGGTGAAGAGATTTTGTTACTCCGTCATCTCATTTTGTCACATCACGGTAAGTTGGAATATGGCTCACCGAAACTGCCTTATGTGAAAGAAGCGGAAATTTTAAACTTTATTGATAACATTGATGCACGTATGAATATGTTCGAAAAAGCGTTTAAGAAGATTGATAAAGGTCAATTCACGGAGCGCATTTTCGGCTTAGAAGGGCGTCAATTTTATAAACCTGAAAAGTTGGATTAA
- a CDS encoding peptidylprolyl isomerase: MKKGIQKLFIPITASALLLGACGNDAPTSKDQTLISSKAGDVKVEDVLKEIGNDQIASQSFKVLLDKILEKKYGDKVDQKQIDKETDEEIEKYGGKKQFESLLKQQGMTIDDYKKQRKLVSYQKELLNEKVKVSDKEIKENSKKASHILIKVKQDKDDKEGLSDKDAKKKIDEIKEKLDKNPKDFDKIAKEESMDSTKDKNGSLGYVIKGQMVKPFEEALFKLKEGQISDVVKTEYGYHIIRADKEDDFDKEKSKLKEKIVQNKLQEDPKILTDAYKELLDEYNVDYKDRDVKKAIEDNILNPDALKKQSSQGGQLGM, encoded by the coding sequence ATGAAGAAAGGCATACAAAAATTATTTATTCCTATAACAGCAAGTGCATTATTACTCGGAGCATGTGGAAATGATGCCCCAACTTCAAAAGATCAAACCTTAATTTCTTCTAAAGCAGGAGACGTAAAAGTTGAAGACGTTTTAAAAGAAATTGGTAATGATCAAATCGCTAGTCAATCATTTAAAGTATTATTGGATAAAATTTTAGAGAAAAAATATGGCGATAAAGTCGATCAAAAACAAATTGATAAAGAAACTGATGAAGAAATTGAAAAATATGGCGGTAAAAAACAATTTGAAAGCTTATTGAAACAACAAGGTATGACCATTGACGATTATAAAAAACAACGTAAATTGGTGAGTTACCAAAAAGAGTTGTTGAATGAAAAAGTTAAAGTTTCAGATAAAGAAATTAAAGAGAATTCGAAAAAAGCATCTCATATTTTAATTAAAGTGAAACAAGATAAAGACGATAAAGAAGGCTTATCAGACAAAGATGCTAAGAAGAAAATTGATGAGATTAAAGAAAAACTCGATAAAAATCCTAAAGACTTCGACAAAATCGCAAAAGAAGAGTCAATGGATTCAACAAAAGATAAAAATGGTAGCTTAGGTTATGTCATTAAAGGACAAATGGTTAAACCGTTTGAAGAAGCACTGTTCAAATTGAAAGAAGGTCAAATTTCAGATGTCGTGAAAACGGAATATGGTTACCATATCATTCGCGCAGATAAAGAAGATGATTTTGATAAAGAGAAATCTAAACTGAAAGAAAAAATCGTTCAAAATAAATTACAAGAAGACCCTAAAATCTTAACAGACGCTTACAAAGAATTACTTGACGAATACAACGTGGATTATAAAGATCGTGATGTGAAAAAAGCCATCGAGGATAATATTTTAAATCCAGACGCGTTGAAAAAACAATCATCACAAGGTGGTCAATTAGGCATGTAA
- a CDS encoding MFS transporter yields the protein MVITGLMPSYILLVIAWVIVGLAQGMFYGPQYALSSEVIPEKNITLGSALINSGMAFGTSIGYFISSITVSEMGMSWRTPFFIVVIPILIIVFLMYRIIKERPRHQVQQEDNLAPFKLSTLFKNRNLILAYIIIFCSIYGFFMIITWLPYDLESERGISGAQVAFVASLVPWAAIPWSLFFSWLSDRLGRRKPVLMIMLPLAFIFTASIVFFDNFAILYNALIGYGIVGKISTNPVLIAVVADNAPKNVLGTSFSVYNFIGMAASILAPYITGFLTDVTGSMAIGFYFAAFLLLVGFSASLLLREQRKSAHAQSS from the coding sequence ATGGTGATTACAGGATTGATGCCGAGTTATATCTTATTAGTCATCGCATGGGTCATTGTTGGATTAGCTCAAGGGATGTTCTATGGTCCACAATATGCGTTATCTTCAGAAGTAATACCGGAGAAAAATATTACATTAGGTAGTGCTTTAATTAATAGCGGTATGGCTTTCGGAACATCTATCGGTTATTTCATCTCAAGCATTACTGTTTCTGAAATGGGGATGAGTTGGCGAACACCCTTTTTCATTGTGGTTATCCCTATTTTAATCATTGTATTTTTAATGTATCGCATCATTAAAGAGCGGCCTCGACATCAAGTGCAACAAGAAGACAACTTAGCACCTTTTAAATTGTCCACCTTGTTTAAAAATCGTAATCTGATTTTAGCGTATATCATTATCTTTTGTTCAATTTATGGCTTTTTTATGATTATTACTTGGTTGCCATATGACTTAGAATCAGAACGAGGCATTAGCGGGGCACAGGTCGCATTTGTCGCATCACTCGTACCATGGGCAGCTATTCCATGGTCATTATTCTTTAGTTGGCTTTCAGATCGATTGGGAAGACGAAAGCCTGTATTGATGATCATGTTACCTCTTGCATTTATCTTTACTGCATCTATAGTATTTTTTGACAATTTCGCGATTCTCTACAATGCATTAATCGGTTATGGTATCGTTGGTAAGATTAGTACCAATCCGGTGTTAATTGCGGTCGTAGCAGATAATGCACCTAAAAATGTACTAGGGACATCATTTAGTGTTTACAACTTTATCGGTATGGCTGCCTCCATTCTCGCACCGTATATCACGGGATTTTTAACGGATGTGACAGGCTCCATGGCAATCGGTTTCTATTTTGCGGCATTTTTACTACTTGTAGGTTTTTCCGCATCATTATTATTGAGAGAACAACGCAAATCAGCACATGCACAATCCTCATAA
- a CDS encoding MFS transporter — protein MNHDRVNQVQPGYWMKLFAVFTLGWLVIYATRTILNSLMGHIKTEFTLNNAQLGLIISLFFIGYTATQIPSGIMGDKIGRKKIWLLLIHYFV, from the coding sequence ATGAATCATGACAGAGTAAATCAAGTTCAGCCAGGTTATTGGATGAAACTGTTTGCCGTTTTTACATTAGGTTGGTTAGTCATTTATGCAACACGAACAATTTTAAATTCTCTTATGGGCCATATTAAAACTGAATTCACACTAAACAATGCACAATTAGGTTTAATTATCAGTTTATTCTTTATTGGTTACACAGCGACTCAAATCCCCTCAGGTATCATGGGAGATAAAATAGGCAGAAAGAAAATTTGGTTGCTATTGATACATTATTTTGTTTAA
- a CDS encoding DUF3267 domain-containing protein yields the protein MLNCLRSIDVHSRFGLPRIAFISFVTVVITFFVSFEMFHYYSDVPFTDQNFLLFIVLMLFLYPVHKLIHILTVLPYLKYLRAHKLLRQSWLPLYNIYLDRPIRKSYFCICLMMPLIVITIICILVAHANPEYGHYFMFLLALNAGYSVMDILYLKVILSVRQGHYVEEHQNGFLLLVHNEHSKHINIG from the coding sequence ATGTTAAACTGTTTGCGTTCAATTGATGTCCATTCAAGATTTGGTTTACCTCGTATTGCTTTTATAAGTTTTGTAACGGTTGTTATCACATTTTTTGTAAGTTTTGAAATGTTTCATTATTATTCTGATGTACCATTTACAGATCAAAACTTTCTATTGTTTATTGTCTTAATGTTATTTTTATATCCCGTTCACAAACTTATTCATATTCTGACGGTATTGCCTTACTTGAAATATTTAAGAGCTCACAAGTTATTACGTCAATCGTGGTTGCCACTATACAATATTTATCTTGACCGTCCAATACGCAAGTCTTATTTTTGTATATGTCTCATGATGCCACTGATTGTGATTACCATCATTTGTATTCTTGTAGCACACGCAAACCCGGAGTATGGTCATTACTTTATGTTTTTATTAGCTTTAAATGCTGGCTATTCTGTGATGGACATACTCTACTTAAAAGTCATCCTTTCAGTTCGTCAAGGGCATTACGTTGAAGAACATCAAAATGGTTTCCTATTGTTAGTACACAATGAACATTCCAAGCATATTAATATCGGCTGA
- a CDS encoding HTH-type transcriptional regulator Hpr has translation MNDRQSQIEGMLYTHKIAMLSKVLWKNAESDWQRWLKKSGIAMNEHLILLTLYAFGRATISDISKYGVMHVSTAYNFAKRLEQQALLNMEKDHNDKRNTYITLTDKGKALVDEIFEQYDETQNKIYNASKDFQTEMFHLPSFSDVHYLVAKLHGKDFINDVNLCQSHIRENLLDEQ, from the coding sequence ATGAATGACAGACAATCACAAATTGAGGGAATGCTTTACACACATAAAATTGCCATGTTATCTAAAGTTCTATGGAAAAATGCCGAAAGTGATTGGCAACGTTGGTTAAAAAAATCGGGTATCGCCATGAATGAGCATCTGATTTTATTAACACTTTACGCTTTTGGTCGCGCAACTATTTCAGATATTTCTAAATACGGGGTGATGCACGTTTCAACTGCATACAATTTTGCAAAACGCCTAGAACAACAAGCATTGCTGAACATGGAAAAAGATCACAACGATAAGAGGAATACGTACATTACTTTAACGGATAAAGGTAAAGCTTTAGTAGATGAAATTTTCGAACAATATGATGAAACACAAAATAAAATCTACAATGCTTCAAAAGATTTCCAAACTGAAATGTTCCACCTTCCAAGCTTTAGTGATGTGCATTATCTCGTTGCTAAATTGCATGGTAAAGACTTTATAAATGACGTGAATTTATGTCAAAGTCATATTCGAGAAAATTTGCTTGACGAACAGTAA
- a CDS encoding YtxH domain-containing protein: MKIVRMTLGVVAGVATGLGVALVARDGQTRIANPKAARPKTELELEVDTMKNSIHDIKRYIAQIKNESQSFAGSIGDEVKTMIGEFKADIDPNIKQLQSHIENLQNRGEEMTNFPTKK; encoded by the coding sequence ATGAAAATCGTTCGAATGACATTAGGCGTTGTTGCTGGTGTGGCAACAGGTTTAGGTGTGGCTTTAGTGGCGAGAGATGGTCAAACACGTATCGCCAATCCAAAAGCGGCACGACCTAAAACTGAACTTGAACTTGAAGTCGATACGATGAAAAATAGTATCCATGATATTAAACGTTATATCGCTCAAATTAAAAATGAAAGCCAAAGTTTTGCTGGCTCAATTGGTGATGAAGTGAAAACGATGATTGGTGAATTTAAAGCTGACATCGATCCAAATATTAAACAACTTCAATCACATATTGAAAATCTACAAAATCGTGGCGAAGAAATGACAAATTTTCCAACAAAAAAATAA